In one Streptomyces sp. NBC_01241 genomic region, the following are encoded:
- the hpnE gene encoding hydroxysqualene dehydroxylase HpnE, with protein MTNDAPRPSHAVVIGGGLAGITAALRLADARLDVTLLEGRPRLGGLAFSFRRGELTVDNGQHVYLRCCTAYRWFLDRVDGTRLAPLQNRLDVPVLDVGRPAGPRLGRLRRNALPVPFHLAAGLVGYPHLSLSERASVGRAALALGRLDPDDPALDAVDFGSWLTRHGQSPRTIEALWDLVGVATLNATAPNSSLALAAKVFKTGLLSEPGAADIGWASVPLGDIHDTLARKALDSAGVRTELRTRASSVTRTEDGRWAVEAGGERIEADTVVLAVPQRETHDLLPAGALDAPERLLDIGTSPILNVHVVYDRKVLRRPFFTALGSPVQWVFDRTDASGLTGPGQYLAVSQSAADEEIDLPVAELRRRYLPELERLLPAARGAGIRDFFVTRERTATFAPAPGVGRLRPGAGTRAPGLSLAGAWTATGWPATMEGAVRSGFSAADAALRALGRSHEHPLQEAA; from the coding sequence ATGACGAACGACGCCCCGCGTCCCTCCCACGCGGTCGTGATCGGCGGCGGACTCGCCGGCATCACCGCGGCCCTGCGGCTCGCCGACGCCAGGCTTGACGTGACCCTGCTCGAAGGGCGGCCCCGGCTCGGCGGACTCGCCTTCTCCTTCCGGCGCGGCGAACTGACGGTCGACAACGGACAACACGTCTACCTGCGCTGCTGCACCGCCTACCGCTGGTTCCTCGACCGCGTCGACGGAACGCGCCTGGCGCCCCTGCAAAACCGTTTGGACGTGCCCGTTCTCGATGTCGGACGCCCCGCGGGCCCCCGGCTGGGACGGCTGCGCCGCAACGCGCTGCCGGTGCCTTTCCATCTCGCCGCCGGGCTCGTCGGCTACCCGCATCTCTCGCTCAGCGAGCGGGCGAGCGTCGGACGCGCCGCACTGGCGCTGGGCCGCCTGGACCCGGACGACCCCGCGCTCGACGCCGTCGACTTCGGCAGCTGGCTCACCCGGCACGGCCAGTCGCCGCGCACCATCGAGGCCCTCTGGGACCTGGTCGGCGTCGCCACGCTCAACGCCACCGCGCCGAACTCCTCGCTGGCCCTCGCCGCGAAGGTGTTCAAGACCGGACTCCTCTCCGAGCCCGGCGCCGCCGACATCGGCTGGGCGAGCGTGCCGCTCGGCGACATCCACGACACGCTGGCCCGCAAGGCACTCGACTCCGCCGGAGTACGCACCGAGCTGCGCACCAGAGCGTCCTCCGTCACCCGCACGGAGGACGGCCGCTGGGCCGTCGAGGCCGGCGGCGAACGGATCGAGGCGGACACCGTCGTCCTCGCCGTCCCGCAGCGCGAGACCCACGACCTGCTGCCCGCGGGCGCGCTCGACGCGCCGGAGCGGCTGCTCGACATCGGCACCTCGCCGATCCTCAACGTGCACGTCGTCTACGACCGCAAGGTGCTGCGCCGCCCGTTCTTCACCGCGCTCGGTTCCCCGGTCCAGTGGGTCTTCGACCGTACGGACGCCTCGGGCCTCACCGGCCCCGGGCAGTACCTCGCGGTGTCCCAGTCCGCCGCGGACGAGGAGATCGACCTCCCCGTCGCCGAGCTGCGAAGGCGCTACCTGCCCGAGCTGGAGCGGCTCCTTCCGGCCGCCCGCGGGGCCGGGATCAGAGACTTCTTCGTCACCCGGGAGCGCACGGCGACCTTCGCCCCCGCCCCCGGCGTCGGCCGACTGCGGCCCGGAGCCGGCACCCGTGCCCCCGGCCTCAGCCTGGCCGGAGCGTGGACGGCCACCGGCTGGCCCGCGACGATGGAAGGTGCC
- a CDS encoding ABC transporter ATP-binding protein, with the protein MADDNTSGRVPTVIADDVHIVYRVNGAGGGKGSATAALSRILRRGKGEARGVRKVHAVRGVSFTAYRGEAIGLIGTNGSGKSTLLRAIAGLLPTEQGKVYTDGQPSLLGVNAALMSDLTGERNVVLGGLAMGMSREEIHERYQGIVDFSGINEKGDFITLPMRTYSSGMAARLRFSIAAAKNHDVLMIDEALATGDRKFQIRSEKRIRELRKEAGTVFLVSHSNKSIRDTCDRVLWLEKGELLMDGPTDEVLKAYERETGK; encoded by the coding sequence GTGGCTGACGACAACACTTCGGGACGCGTCCCCACCGTCATCGCCGACGACGTGCACATCGTGTACCGGGTCAACGGCGCCGGCGGAGGCAAGGGCAGCGCCACCGCGGCGCTGAGCCGGATACTGCGCCGCGGCAAGGGCGAGGCGCGCGGTGTACGGAAGGTGCACGCCGTCCGCGGCGTCTCCTTCACCGCCTACCGCGGCGAGGCCATCGGCCTCATCGGGACGAACGGCTCCGGCAAGTCGACCCTGCTGCGGGCCATCGCCGGACTGCTGCCGACCGAGCAGGGCAAGGTGTACACGGACGGCCAGCCGTCGCTGCTCGGGGTCAACGCGGCGTTGATGAGCGATCTGACCGGCGAGCGCAACGTCGTGCTCGGCGGCCTCGCGATGGGCATGTCGCGCGAGGAGATCCACGAGCGCTACCAGGGGATCGTCGACTTCTCCGGCATCAACGAGAAGGGTGACTTCATCACCCTGCCGATGCGGACGTACTCCTCCGGCATGGCCGCCCGGCTGCGCTTCTCCATCGCGGCCGCGAAGAACCACGACGTCCTCATGATCGACGAGGCGCTGGCCACCGGTGACCGCAAGTTCCAGATCCGCTCCGAGAAGCGCATCAGGGAACTCCGCAAGGAGGCGGGGACCGTCTTCCTGGTCAGCCACAGCAACAAGTCCATCAGGGACACCTGCGACCGGGTGCTCTGGCTGGAAAAGGGTGAGTTGCTGATGGACGGCCCGACGGACGAGGTCCTCAAGGCGTACGAGCGCGAGACCGGCAAGTAG
- a CDS encoding iron-containing alcohol dehydrogenase family protein, producing the protein MPVLTRLIPSPVVVDIRRGALDDLAGLLADQRISASGILAVAISDGSGRALRERLAPALPGAHWYPVTDGTLDSAVKLADDIRGNRYDAVVGLGGGKIVDVAKYAAARVGLPMVAVATNLAHDGLCSPVATLDNDNGRGSYGVPTPIAVVIDLDVVRDAPARFVRSGIGDAVSNISCVADWELAHEVKGEEIDGLAAAMARQAGEAVLRHPGGIGDDAFLKVLAEGLVLTGISMSVAGDSRPASGACHEINHAFDLLYPRRAASHGEQVGLGACFAMHLRGAREESLLMVATLRRHGLPVLPEEIGFTADEFVQAVDYAPQTRPGRFTILEHLNLSTDQIRDAYADYAKAIHS; encoded by the coding sequence GTGCCAGTACTGACCCGTCTCATTCCGTCCCCGGTCGTCGTCGACATCCGTCGCGGCGCCCTGGACGATCTGGCCGGCCTCCTCGCCGACCAGCGGATCTCCGCCTCCGGCATACTCGCCGTCGCGATCAGCGACGGTTCGGGGCGGGCGCTGCGCGAGCGGCTGGCCCCCGCGCTGCCCGGCGCCCACTGGTACCCGGTCACCGACGGCACCCTCGACTCGGCCGTCAAGCTCGCCGACGACATCAGGGGCAACCGTTACGACGCGGTGGTCGGCCTCGGTGGCGGCAAGATCGTCGACGTGGCGAAGTACGCCGCGGCACGCGTCGGCCTGCCCATGGTCGCGGTGGCGACGAACCTCGCGCACGACGGTCTCTGCTCGCCCGTCGCGACCCTGGACAACGACAACGGCCGGGGCTCCTACGGGGTCCCCACTCCGATCGCCGTCGTCATCGACCTCGACGTCGTCCGCGACGCACCGGCCCGTTTCGTGCGCTCCGGCATCGGCGACGCGGTGTCCAACATCTCCTGCGTGGCCGACTGGGAACTCGCCCACGAGGTCAAGGGCGAGGAGATCGACGGACTCGCCGCGGCCATGGCCCGGCAGGCCGGCGAGGCCGTGCTGCGCCACCCCGGCGGGATCGGTGACGACGCCTTCCTCAAGGTGCTGGCCGAGGGCCTTGTGCTGACCGGCATCTCGATGTCGGTCGCCGGGGACTCCCGGCCCGCCTCGGGCGCCTGCCACGAGATCAACCACGCCTTCGACCTGCTGTACCCCAGGCGTGCGGCGAGCCACGGCGAGCAGGTCGGCCTCGGTGCCTGCTTCGCCATGCATCTGCGCGGTGCGCGCGAGGAGTCGCTGCTCATGGTGGCCACCCTGCGCCGCCACGGTCTGCCCGTCCTGCCCGAAGAGATCGGCTTCACCGCCGACGAGTTCGTCCAGGCCGTCGACTACGCCCCGCAGACCCGCCCGGGACGCTTCACGATCCTGGAACACCTCAACCTGTCCACAGACCAGATCAGGGACGCGTACGCCGACTATGCAAAAGCCATCCATAGCTGA
- the hpnC gene encoding squalene synthase HpnC, giving the protein MTPTRQAHHDAAAPSTLDKAADENFPVAPFFLPRAWRDDLMAVYGYARLVDDIGDGDLTPGGADARHLGLDPEQTDDRLAMLDAFEADLHRVFDIAGEGPQHPLLRALRPTVRRRSLTPEPFLGLIEANRQDQKIRRYGTYEELAAYCELSANPVGRLVLQITGTASPERIRRSDAVCTALQIVEHLQDVAEDLAADRIYLPADDMARFHVRETDLTAPSGGASVRSLVAYEAERARELLNEGTPLVGSVHGRLKLLLAGFVGGGRAALTAIAAAGFDVLPGPPKPTKPSLLREVGVVLRRARREG; this is encoded by the coding sequence GTGACCCCTACCCGGCAGGCGCACCACGATGCCGCCGCGCCCAGCACCCTCGACAAGGCCGCTGACGAGAATTTTCCGGTAGCCCCCTTCTTTCTGCCGCGCGCCTGGCGCGACGACCTGATGGCCGTCTACGGCTACGCCCGTCTCGTCGACGACATCGGCGACGGAGACCTCACGCCCGGCGGCGCGGACGCCCGCCATCTCGGCCTCGATCCCGAGCAGACCGACGATCGGCTCGCCATGCTCGATGCCTTCGAGGCCGATCTGCACCGGGTCTTCGACATCGCGGGCGAGGGGCCGCAGCACCCCCTGCTGCGCGCGCTGCGCCCCACCGTGCGGCGCCGCTCGCTCACCCCCGAACCCTTCCTCGGCCTCATCGAGGCGAACCGGCAGGACCAGAAGATCCGCCGCTACGGAACGTACGAGGAGCTCGCCGCCTACTGCGAGCTCTCCGCCAATCCCGTGGGCCGGCTGGTCCTGCAGATCACCGGAACCGCCAGCCCCGAACGCATCCGCCGCTCCGACGCCGTCTGCACGGCCCTGCAGATCGTCGAGCACCTCCAGGACGTCGCCGAGGACCTCGCGGCCGACCGGATCTACCTGCCCGCGGACGACATGGCCCGGTTCCACGTCCGCGAAACCGATCTGACCGCCCCCTCGGGGGGCGCATCGGTGCGTTCGCTGGTTGCGTACGAAGCGGAACGCGCTCGGGAACTGCTGAATGAAGGCACCCCCCTGGTGGGTAGCGTCCACGGCAGGCTCAAGCTGCTTCTCGCCGGATTCGTGGGAGGGGGGCGTGCCGCCCTCACCGCGATCGCGGCCGCCGGGTTCGACGTACTGCCCGGACCGCCCAAGCCCACCAAGCCCAGCCTGCTGCGCGAGGTGGGAGTTGTCTTGCGAAGAGCGCGTAGAGAGGGGTGA
- the hpnD gene encoding presqualene diphosphate synthase HpnD has protein sequence MSAPVQAAYSYCEAVTGQQARNFAYGIRLLPAEKRQAMSALYAFSRRVDDIGDGELEPETKRTRLESTRTVLDRIRDGAIDEDDTDPVAVALADAARRFPLPLGGLDELIDGVLMDVRGATYETWDDLKVYCRCVAGAIGRLSLGVFGTEPGAPGADRAAEYADTLGLALQLTNILRDVREDAGNGRTYLPADDLAKFGCSAGFHRATPPPGADFAGLVHFEVRRARTLFAEGYRLLPMLDRRSGACVAAMAGIYRRLLDRIERDPEAVLRGRVSLPGHEKAYVAVRGLSGLDARYVSRRTARGRV, from the coding sequence ATGTCGGCACCGGTACAGGCCGCATACAGTTACTGCGAGGCGGTCACCGGACAGCAGGCGCGTAACTTCGCGTACGGCATCAGACTGCTGCCGGCCGAGAAGCGACAGGCCATGTCGGCGCTGTACGCCTTCTCCCGTCGCGTCGACGACATCGGTGACGGCGAGTTGGAGCCGGAGACCAAGCGGACCCGGCTGGAGAGCACCCGCACCGTCCTGGACCGGATCCGTGACGGCGCGATCGACGAGGACGACACCGACCCGGTGGCCGTCGCGCTCGCCGACGCCGCGCGCAGATTCCCACTCCCGCTCGGCGGACTCGACGAACTCATCGACGGCGTGCTGATGGATGTGCGCGGTGCGACGTACGAGACCTGGGACGACCTCAAGGTCTACTGCCGCTGTGTCGCGGGCGCCATCGGCCGCCTCAGCCTGGGCGTCTTCGGTACGGAACCGGGCGCTCCGGGCGCCGACCGGGCGGCGGAGTACGCCGACACGCTCGGCCTCGCGCTCCAGCTGACCAACATCCTGCGCGACGTCCGCGAGGACGCCGGCAACGGGCGTACGTATCTGCCCGCCGACGACCTCGCCAAGTTCGGCTGCTCGGCCGGGTTCCACCGGGCCACTCCGCCGCCCGGAGCGGACTTCGCGGGACTGGTCCACTTCGAGGTACGGCGCGCCCGCACCCTGTTCGCCGAGGGGTACCGGCTGCTGCCGATGCTGGACCGGCGCAGCGGTGCCTGTGTCGCGGCCATGGCGGGCATCTACCGCCGGCTGCTGGACCGGATCGAGCGCGATCCCGAGGCGGTGCTGCGCGGCCGGGTCTCGCTGCCGGGCCACGAGAAGGCGTACGTCGCGGTGCGCGGACTCTCGGGTCTCGACGCGCGCTACGTGTCCCGCCGGACGGCCAGGGGGCGTGTCTGA
- a CDS encoding CDP-alcohol phosphatidyltransferase family protein: MQKPSIAELRPVVHPPGVKDRRSGEHWAGRLYMREISLRVDRHLVNTRITPNQLTYVMTVAGALAAPALLVPGIPGALLGVLMVQLYLLFDCVDGEVARWKKQFSLAGVYMDRVAAYLCDAAVLVGFGLRAADLWGSGRIDWLWAFLGTLAALGAILIKAETDLVGVARHQGGLPPVKEAASEPRSSGMALARRAAGALKFHRLILGVEASLVILVAAVLDAVRDDLFFTRLMVAVLAGIALLQTLLHLVSILASSRLK, translated from the coding sequence ATGCAAAAGCCATCCATAGCTGAACTCCGTCCCGTCGTGCACCCGCCGGGCGTGAAGGACCGGCGCAGCGGCGAACACTGGGCGGGTCGGCTCTACATGCGCGAGATCTCCCTGCGCGTGGACCGGCACCTGGTGAACACCAGGATCACGCCCAACCAGCTGACCTACGTGATGACCGTCGCGGGCGCGCTCGCCGCGCCGGCGCTGCTCGTTCCCGGCATTCCCGGAGCGCTGCTCGGCGTCCTCATGGTCCAGCTCTACCTGCTGTTCGACTGTGTCGACGGCGAGGTGGCCCGCTGGAAGAAGCAGTTCTCACTGGCCGGGGTCTACATGGACCGCGTCGCCGCGTATCTCTGCGACGCCGCCGTGCTGGTCGGCTTCGGCCTGCGCGCCGCCGATCTGTGGGGCTCCGGACGGATCGACTGGCTGTGGGCCTTCCTGGGCACTCTCGCGGCCCTCGGCGCCATCCTGATCAAGGCCGAGACCGACCTCGTCGGCGTCGCACGCCACCAGGGCGGTCTGCCGCCGGTCAAGGAGGCCGCCTCCGAGCCGCGCTCGTCCGGCATGGCGCTCGCCCGCCGGGCCGCCGGCGCGCTCAAGTTCCACCGGCTGATCCTCGGCGTCGAGGCGTCACTGGTGATCCTGGTGGCGGCCGTCCTCGACGCGGTCAGGGACGATCTGTTCTTCACCCGTCTCATGGTCGCGGTGCTGGCCGGCATCGCCCTGCTGCAGACCCTGCTGCACCTCGTGTCGATCCTGGCGTCGAGCAGGCTGAAGTGA
- a CDS encoding ABC transporter permease: MSDTTHDGAVALSTPPSADDGLSAAERAAKYGLTVSGARPGLFEYIRQLWGRRHFILAFSRAKLTAQYSQAKLGQLWQVATPLLNALVYYLIFGLILGTRRGMTQEVFIPFLVTGVFVFTFTQSSVMAGVRAISGNLGLVRALHFPRASLPISFSLQQLQQLLYSMLVLAVVAVAFGSYPSLSWLLIIPALTMQFFFNTGLALIMARLGSKTPDLAQLMPFIMRTWMYASGVMFSIPVMLEKKPAWIADVLQYNPAAIYMDLIRFALIDGYGSGNLPAHVWIVALAWAVLIGLVGFVYFWKAEERYGRG; the protein is encoded by the coding sequence GTGAGTGACACAACCCATGATGGTGCGGTCGCACTGAGCACCCCACCATCCGCCGACGACGGCCTGAGCGCGGCCGAGAGGGCCGCCAAGTACGGCCTGACGGTGAGCGGCGCCCGGCCAGGGCTCTTCGAGTACATCCGGCAGCTCTGGGGCCGACGCCACTTCATCCTGGCGTTCTCCCGAGCGAAGCTGACCGCCCAGTACAGCCAGGCGAAGCTCGGCCAGCTGTGGCAGGTGGCCACGCCGCTGCTCAACGCTCTCGTCTACTACCTGATCTTCGGGCTGATCCTGGGAACCCGGAGGGGAATGACCCAGGAGGTCTTCATCCCTTTCCTGGTGACCGGCGTCTTCGTCTTCACCTTCACCCAGAGCTCGGTGATGGCGGGTGTGCGGGCCATCTCCGGCAACCTGGGGCTGGTCCGTGCGCTGCACTTCCCGCGCGCCTCACTGCCGATCTCGTTCTCGTTGCAGCAGCTCCAGCAGCTGCTGTACTCGATGCTCGTGCTCGCGGTCGTGGCCGTCGCCTTCGGCAGCTACCCGAGTCTCTCCTGGCTGCTGATCATTCCGGCGCTGACCATGCAGTTCTTCTTCAACACCGGGCTGGCGCTGATCATGGCCAGGCTGGGCAGCAAGACCCCCGACCTCGCCCAGCTCATGCCCTTCATCATGCGGACCTGGATGTACGCGTCGGGCGTCATGTTCTCCATCCCGGTGATGCTCGAGAAGAAGCCGGCCTGGATCGCCGATGTGCTGCAGTACAACCCGGCGGCCATCTACATGGACCTGATCCGCTTCGCGCTGATCGACGGCTACGGCTCGGGCAACCTGCCGGCGCACGTCTGGATCGTGGCGCTGGCCTGGGCGGTCCTCATCGGCCTGGTGGGCTTCGTGTACTTCTGGAAGGCAGAGGAACGGTACGGCCGTGGCTGA
- a CDS encoding glycosyltransferase family 2 protein, which translates to MKLGAVVITMGNRPAELRALLDSVAKQDGDRIEVVVVGNGAPVPDVPAGVRTVELPENLGIPGGRNVGIEAFGPSGADVDALLFLDDDGLLPLTDTAELCRQAFDADPELGIISFRIADPDTGVTQRRHVPRLRASDPMRSSRVTTFLGGANAVRTKVIADVGPLPGQFFYAHEETDLAWRALDAGWMIDYRADMVLDHPTTAPSRHAVYHRMVARNRVWLARRNLPAPLVPVYLGVWLLLTLLRKPSGPALKAWFGGFREGWSTPCGTRRPMRWRTVWRLTRLGRPPVI; encoded by the coding sequence ATGAAGCTCGGCGCGGTCGTCATCACGATGGGAAACCGCCCCGCGGAGCTGCGTGCCCTTCTCGATTCGGTCGCCAAGCAGGACGGCGACCGGATCGAAGTGGTGGTCGTCGGCAACGGCGCCCCCGTACCGGACGTCCCCGCGGGCGTACGCACCGTCGAGCTGCCCGAGAACCTGGGCATCCCCGGCGGCCGCAACGTCGGGATCGAGGCTTTCGGCCCGTCCGGTGCCGATGTGGACGCCCTGCTCTTCCTCGACGACGACGGACTGCTGCCGCTCACCGACACCGCCGAGCTGTGCCGACAGGCCTTCGACGCCGATCCCGAGCTGGGCATCATCAGTTTCCGCATCGCCGACCCCGACACCGGTGTCACGCAGCGCCGCCACGTGCCACGGCTGCGGGCCTCCGACCCGATGCGCTCCTCGCGGGTGACGACCTTCCTCGGCGGCGCCAACGCCGTACGCACCAAGGTCATCGCCGACGTCGGACCGCTGCCGGGCCAGTTCTTCTACGCGCACGAGGAGACCGACCTCGCCTGGCGGGCACTGGACGCCGGCTGGATGATCGACTACCGCGCGGACATGGTCCTCGACCACCCGACCACCGCCCCGTCACGGCACGCGGTGTACCACCGCATGGTGGCCCGCAACCGGGTGTGGCTGGCCCGGCGCAACCTGCCCGCCCCGCTGGTCCCCGTCTACCTCGGCGTGTGGCTGCTGCTGACCCTGCTTCGCAAGCCCTCCGGCCCGGCCCTGAAGGCATGGTTCGGCGGCTTCCGGGAAGGCTGGTCCACGCCCTGCGGCACCCGCCGTCCGATGCGATGGCGCACTGTATGGCGGCTGACCAGACTGGGTCGGCCTCCCGTGATCTGA